The DNA segment GATCGGGGAGACGCCCGAATGGCAACGCCGAATGTAGGTTGTTGGGCTTCGATGGTTGGTCGTTCGTGTCCCATCGACAAATCCTGCAGCCCCTGGTCCATAGGCGTACCAACCTCGCCCCTCCCAGTAATGCAGGTTATGACGGCATTCCGACTTTGCGGCGGCGAAACTGGAGATCTCGTACTGCGTCATCTGAGCGGCGGCGGCTTTGGAACGAGCCAATTGGTACATCTGCAGTTCCACCAATTCATCGTGGGTCGTCAATTCGTTCTTTTCGCGACGGTTCCAGAATTGAGTCCCTTTTTCGAAGGTGAGGGCGTAGGTCGACAGGTGAGTGATCGGCAGCGCAAGGGCGGTATCCAGGTCGCGTTGCCAGGAATCAAGCGTTTCGCCTGGAGCCGCAAAAATCAGATCGATGGAGACTTGCGGGATCGACTGAGCGGCTAACCGAATCGCCGCGGAGGCGATGTCTTCGTCGTGGTCTCTTTCCAGTGTTGCTAATTTCGCAGACTGGAACGACTGGACTCCCAAACTGATTCGGTTCAGACCAAAACGCTGCAGCAATTCCAATTTGGCTTGATCGATGTCGCGAGGATTCGCTTCGATCGAAAATTCCGCATTCGGCCGGAGCGGGATGCGGGCGGCAATGATTTGCAAGAAACGTTCCAACCATTCCACCGAAAGGTGTGTTGGCGTTCCGCCTCCGAGAAACAGGGTTTCGACCGGTTCGATGATCGGCCGCTGTTGCAGTTCCCAGTCAAGCGCTTGCAGGTAGGCTTCGGATAATTCATCCCGTCCTGCGATCACCGAAAAATTGCAATATCCACAACGATGGCGACAGAATGGGACGTGGACGTATGCGGCCTGAGGCACAGGCCAATCGACAGGAGTATCCGATTCTGGCATCGAACCTAGACCCATAACATTAGGCGATCGCCCAACATGTCGGGCAAACCGCGACGCAGAAGCTGCAAAGCCTGGTTGTCGGTGTACCGCGTGCTGACGTGACCGGCAATGATCAATTCATTCTTAAAGTGGTCTCGACGCTTCTTAAAGTCGTCTAGATGCATGTGTCCATGTTTGTGGATCTTTTCCTTGCGATGGTTTGGATCCAGGAAAGTCATTTCGGCGATCAGGATCTTCGTTTCGTAGAAGATCGGATTGTTATCCAGACCGGGCGGGGAGGTATCGCCGGTATAGCCGATTAGCGGGACACGCGTTTCCGCGGAAATTTCCACACCACTTAACCGCAGGTCCTTCAGTTCGGGACCGGTGTAGTGGGAAAATTCGGGTTTTAGCTTTTTGCGACGTTCGTGGACCACAAACCCGACCGAAGGGACAGTGTGTTTTGTCGCTAGAACCTCGACCACCAATTCGCGGCTCAGTTCGATTT comes from the Roseimaritima multifibrata genome and includes:
- the hemW gene encoding radical SAM family heme chaperone HemW; translation: MPESDTPVDWPVPQAAYVHVPFCRHRCGYCNFSVIAGRDELSEAYLQALDWELQQRPIIEPVETLFLGGGTPTHLSVEWLERFLQIIAARIPLRPNAEFSIEANPRDIDQAKLELLQRFGLNRISLGVQSFQSAKLATLERDHDEDIASAAIRLAAQSIPQVSIDLIFAAPGETLDSWQRDLDTALALPITHLSTYALTFEKGTQFWNRREKNELTTHDELVELQMYQLARSKAAAAQMTQYEISSFAAAKSECRHNLHYWEGRGWYAYGPGAAGFVDGTRTTNHRSPTTYIRRCHSGVSPIQDEEPIGRVQWACERAAFGIRRIAGLNVNRLHRETGIDVMPLRKAELSPCFEWGLIEWSDDRLRLTEKGIPLADSVSSAFL
- a CDS encoding MBL fold metallo-hydrolase gives rise to the protein MVENIPLKTHQFNGLTIEGYSRAAVQTCWRIPELKLGFDLGVQPWDFMGTPNWFISHTHLDHIAALPVYVSRRRMMKMEPPTIYLPECNVDGCQKLLQDFCRLDRGSMPCDLVGIKAGDEIELSRELVVEVLATKHTVPSVGFVVHERRKKLKPEFSHYTGPELKDLRLSGVEISAETRVPLIGYTGDTSPPGLDNNPIFYETKILIAEMTFLDPNHRKEKIHKHGHMHLDDFKKRRDHFKNELIIAGHVSTRYTDNQALQLLRRGLPDMLGDRLMLWV